One Kushneria konosiri genomic window, AAGCGGGCGAATCGATCGCGCGACCTTTGAGCGTCGCTATCGTCTGGAGCTCAATCCGGGCGATCTCGAGCCGCTTCTGGATCAGGCGCGTCAGCGTCGACTGACGCTGGTCAGTGCCGTCCGTGACCTGGAAGGCTCGCATCTGCCGATTCTTCGTGAGGTCATTCTTGAAGCGCTGCGCGGTGAGGCCGTGGAGAGCGAGCCCGAAGCAGTGGCCGAGGCGCATTGAGTCCGGCGCCACACGAACAGCAAAACTCCCCGACTTGATCGGGGTGTTTTTTATTGTCTGCAGGGCGGTGAGAAAGCCTGCCCATAAAATCAGGCGCGACGGCGCTCATTGCAGCAGGGCGCGATAATGCCGGCGTGCTTCTTGAGCGCTGCCATATCCAGAATCTCTACGTGACGCCCCTGAATAGTGAGCAGCTCCTGCTGCTGAAAACGCCCCAGCACGCGGCTGATGGTTTCGATCGCAAGTCCGAGATAGGTACCGATATCGCTGCGTGACATTGGCAGTCGAAAGCGC contains:
- a CDS encoding DUF488 domain-containing protein; this encodes MLIGDVRLKRVYQHSTHQDGARWLVDQVWPRGKREEELSVERWYRAVAPSRRLRHAWESGRIDRATFERRYRLELNPGDLEPLLDQARQRRLTLVSAVRDLEGSHLPILREVILEALRGEAVESEPEAVAEAH